Proteins found in one Mixophyes fleayi isolate aMixFle1 chromosome 8, aMixFle1.hap1, whole genome shotgun sequence genomic segment:
- the RGS4 gene encoding regulator of G-protein signaling 4, which translates to MGSSNSRAVTIWTDRSSETDTKQKDNNTRAWEPDLSVKMCKGLAGVTSFPATCLKSAKDMKYRLGFFLQKTDGCDSSTYMKKDKPGCQRLTQDELKKWAESLENLVSSECGLVAFRSFLQSEYSEENIDFWLECENYKKTKSSTKLASKAQKIYEDFISIDASREVNLDSTTREETTKNMLPPTQSTFDHAQNKIFILMEKDSYRRFLKSHFYLDLVNLTNGGTTKKMKGLSTDSNPFIPQCA; encoded by the exons ATGGGAAGCAGCAACAGCCGAGCAGTGACAATCTGGACAGACAGATCCAGTGAGACAGACACAAAACAGAAAGATAACAACACCAGAGCCTGGGAACCTGACCTTTCAGTCAAGATGTGCAAAGGACTTGCTGGAGTCACCTCCTTCCCTGCCACCTGCCTGAAAAG TGCCAAAGATATGAAGTATCGACTTGGATTCTTTCTACAGAAAACTGATGGATGTGATAGCAGCACTTATATGAAGaaagacaaacctggttgtcagAG gcTAACGCAAGACGAACTTAAGAAATGGGCAGAATCTTTGGAAAATCTGGTTAGCAGTGAAT GTGGTTTGGTGGCTTTCAGATCCTTCCTTCAATCTGAATACAGTGAAGAGAACATTGATTTTTGGTTGGAATGTGAGAATTACAAGAAAACCAAATCCTCAACAAAGCTGGCAAGCAAAGCTCAAAAAATCTACGAGGACTTTATTTCCATAGATGCTTCCAGAGAA GTGAACCTGGATTCAACCACTCGGGAAGAGACGACTAAGAATATGCTTCCGCCAACACAGTCTACTTTTGACCATGCCCAGAACAAAATCTTTATCTTAATGGAGAAGGATTCATACCGACGCTTTCTCAAGTCACATTTCTACCTGGACCTTGTCAATTTGACCAATGGTGGAACTACTAAGAAGATGAAAGGTCTCAGCACTGACAGCAACCCCTTCATTCCTCAGTGTGCCTAA